From a single Paraburkholderia sp. D15 genomic region:
- a CDS encoding SDR family oxidoreductase, which produces MTASLDTAASRAPEAPRVVLITGAARRIGRALALGFAARGWDVAVHYGASRDEADQVVAEVVALGRRAVALQAELGDEAQVARLLPDCTAALGRPVCIVNNASRFEEDTARDVGYDLLLKLTAMNVGAPLVLARMLYDATPETALGDESQRGVVINVLDQKLYNMNPDYLSYTLTKAAMQTATIALAQALAPKVRVVGLAPGLTMQSGDQTPASFEQAHRTTPLGRASRPEDIVAAALYLADAAGVTGTTLVVDGGQHLVPLPRDVMFLTGA; this is translated from the coding sequence ATGACCGCCTCTCTGGACACTGCCGCCTCCCGCGCGCCTGAAGCGCCGCGCGTCGTACTGATTACCGGCGCCGCGCGCCGCATCGGCCGGGCGCTCGCGCTCGGCTTCGCCGCGCGTGGCTGGGACGTGGCGGTCCATTACGGCGCGTCTCGGGACGAGGCCGACCAGGTGGTTGCCGAGGTCGTCGCGCTGGGCCGCCGGGCAGTGGCCTTGCAGGCCGAGCTGGGCGACGAGGCGCAGGTCGCGCGGCTGCTGCCGGACTGCACGGCGGCGCTGGGCCGGCCGGTGTGCATCGTGAACAACGCGTCGCGCTTCGAGGAAGACACCGCGCGCGACGTCGGTTACGACCTGCTGCTGAAACTGACGGCGATGAACGTCGGCGCGCCGCTGGTGCTCGCGCGCATGCTGTACGACGCGACGCCGGAGACGGCCCTCGGCGACGAAAGCCAGCGCGGCGTGGTGATCAACGTGCTGGACCAGAAGCTGTACAACATGAATCCGGACTACCTGTCGTACACGCTCACGAAAGCGGCCATGCAGACCGCCACGATCGCGCTGGCGCAGGCTTTGGCGCCGAAAGTGCGCGTGGTCGGACTCGCGCCGGGCCTGACGATGCAATCGGGCGATCAAACGCCCGCAAGCTTCGAACAGGCTCACCGTACAACGCCTCTGGGCCGTGCGTCGCGGCCCGAGGATATTGTCGCCGCCGCGCTGTATCTCGCCGATGCAGCGGGCGTGACCGGAACGACGCTGGTTGTCGACGGCGGGCAGCACCTGGTGCCGCTGCCGCGCGACGTGATGTTTTTGACGGGCGCCTGA
- a CDS encoding SAM-dependent methyltransferase gives MNPKAHQPDSLPAPGPSALAQSEALVAQLRAELDGAGGWLPFDRYMERALYAPGLGYYSGGARKFGLRGDDGSDFVTAPELSPLFAATLARPLAEALQASGTRDVMEFGAGTGKLAAGLLMALDALGVDFDSYAIVDLSGELRERQRESIEAAAPALAAKVRWLDALPERFEGVVIGNEVLDAMPVRLFAFADGVWHERGVTLRANTFAFEDRPVSSAEDLATLADIDTGGDDYVTETHEAARAFTRTICTMLARGAAFFIDYGFPRHEYYHAQRAQGTLMCHYRHRAHGDPFLYPGLQDITAHVEFTGIAEAGVETGADLLGFTSQARFLMNAGITDALSEIDPSDTKRFLPAANAVQKLLSEAEMGELFKVIAFSRGLDDTLQAFSSGDRSHTL, from the coding sequence ATGAATCCGAAAGCTCACCAACCCGATAGTTTACCTGCTCCCGGCCCGAGCGCGCTGGCGCAGTCCGAAGCGCTGGTCGCGCAACTGCGCGCGGAGCTCGACGGCGCCGGCGGCTGGCTGCCGTTCGACCGCTACATGGAGCGCGCGTTATACGCGCCGGGACTGGGCTATTACAGCGGCGGCGCCCGCAAATTCGGGCTGCGCGGCGACGATGGCAGCGACTTCGTGACCGCCCCGGAACTGTCGCCGCTGTTCGCCGCGACGCTGGCGCGGCCACTCGCCGAAGCCTTGCAGGCAAGCGGCACGCGCGACGTGATGGAATTCGGCGCGGGCACGGGCAAACTCGCGGCGGGCCTGCTCATGGCGCTCGATGCGCTGGGCGTGGACTTCGACAGCTACGCGATCGTGGATTTGTCGGGCGAGTTGCGCGAACGGCAACGCGAGTCGATCGAAGCGGCGGCGCCCGCACTTGCCGCGAAAGTGCGCTGGCTGGACGCGTTGCCCGAGCGCTTCGAAGGCGTGGTGATCGGCAACGAGGTACTCGACGCGATGCCGGTGCGTCTGTTCGCCTTCGCGGACGGCGTCTGGCACGAACGCGGCGTGACGCTGCGCGCCAACACCTTCGCGTTCGAGGACCGTCCGGTAAGCTCGGCGGAGGATCTTGCCACGCTCGCCGACATCGATACCGGCGGCGACGACTACGTGACCGAAACGCACGAAGCCGCACGCGCCTTCACGCGGACCATCTGCACGATGCTCGCGCGCGGCGCGGCGTTTTTCATCGACTATGGTTTTCCACGCCACGAGTACTATCACGCGCAGCGTGCGCAGGGCACGCTGATGTGCCACTACCGGCATCGCGCGCATGGCGATCCGTTTCTTTATCCGGGCTTGCAGGACATCACCGCGCACGTGGAATTCACCGGCATCGCCGAAGCGGGTGTCGAGACCGGCGCGGATCTGCTCGGCTTCACGTCGCAAGCGCGGTTTTTGATGAACGCGGGCATTACCGACGCGCTGTCGGAAATCGATCCGTCCGATACGAAGCGGTTTCTGCCCGCGGCGAATGCGGTGCAGAAGCTGCTGTCGGAAGCCGAGATGGGCGAGCTGTTCAAGGTGATCGCGTTTTCGCGCGGTCTGGATGACACGTTGCAAGCGTTTTCGAGCGGCGACCGCTCGCATACGCTGTGA
- a CDS encoding DUF2905 domain-containing protein, whose translation MIRWLLTTFVAVAVLSACWPWLRKIGIGRMPGDVTLRLFGREYPFPFMSTLVLSMLLSLLARLL comes from the coding sequence ATGATCCGCTGGCTTTTGACGACTTTCGTGGCAGTGGCCGTGCTGTCGGCCTGCTGGCCGTGGCTCAGGAAAATCGGTATCGGCCGCATGCCGGGCGACGTGACGTTGCGGCTCTTTGGCCGCGAGTACCCGTTTCCGTTCATGTCGACGCTGGTGCTGTCGATGTTGTTGTCGTTGCTCGCGCGGCTGCTGTAA
- a CDS encoding multifunctional CCA addition/repair protein, with protein MNIYAVGGAIRDEVLGVPVQDRDYVVVGATPEQMVAQGYRPVGKDFPVFLHPQTHEEYALARTERKTAAGYHGFQFFFAPDVTLEEDLARRDLTINAMAREVRPDGELTGPVIDPFDGQGDLRARLFRHVSDAFLEDPVRILRIARFAARFVDFTVAPETLTLMRKMVADGEVDALVAERVWQEVSRGLMEKQPSRMFEVLRECGALARILPEIDALYGVPQRADYHPEVDTGVHVMMVVDHAAQQGYALPVRFAALTHDLGKATTPADVLPRHIGHEERSVNLLKPLCERLRVPNECRDLALLVAREHGNIHRVMEMGAAALVRLLERSDAIRKPARFAEALQACEADARGRLGFEAREYPQAERLRIALVAARGVDAGAVAKRLADAPAAIKDAVHMERVRAVAAAMAE; from the coding sequence ATGAATATCTACGCGGTAGGCGGCGCGATCCGCGACGAGGTGCTGGGCGTACCGGTGCAGGACCGCGATTACGTCGTGGTCGGTGCGACGCCGGAGCAGATGGTCGCGCAGGGTTATCGTCCGGTGGGCAAGGACTTTCCGGTGTTTCTTCATCCGCAGACGCACGAGGAATACGCGCTTGCGCGTACCGAACGCAAGACGGCGGCGGGCTATCACGGCTTCCAGTTTTTCTTCGCGCCGGACGTGACGCTGGAGGAAGATCTCGCGCGCCGCGATCTCACGATCAATGCGATGGCGCGCGAAGTGCGTCCCGACGGCGAACTGACCGGGCCGGTGATCGATCCGTTCGACGGTCAGGGCGATCTGCGCGCACGGCTGTTCCGTCATGTGAGCGATGCGTTCCTCGAAGATCCCGTGCGGATTCTGCGGATCGCGCGATTCGCGGCGAGGTTCGTGGATTTCACGGTCGCGCCCGAAACGCTGACGCTGATGCGCAAGATGGTCGCCGACGGTGAAGTGGATGCGCTGGTCGCCGAGCGCGTGTGGCAGGAAGTGTCGCGCGGCCTCATGGAGAAGCAGCCGTCGCGCATGTTCGAGGTGTTGCGCGAGTGCGGTGCGTTGGCGCGCATTCTGCCCGAGATCGACGCGCTGTACGGCGTGCCGCAACGCGCCGACTATCACCCCGAAGTGGACACGGGCGTTCACGTGATGATGGTGGTCGATCACGCCGCGCAGCAGGGTTACGCATTGCCGGTTCGTTTCGCCGCATTGACGCACGACCTCGGCAAGGCCACGACGCCGGCGGACGTATTGCCGCGCCATATCGGCCATGAAGAGCGCAGCGTGAATCTGCTCAAGCCCTTGTGCGAGCGGCTGCGTGTGCCCAACGAGTGCCGCGATCTCGCGCTGCTCGTGGCGCGCGAGCACGGCAATATTCATCGCGTGATGGAAATGGGGGCGGCGGCCCTGGTGAGGCTGCTCGAACGCAGCGACGCGATTCGCAAGCCGGCGCGTTTCGCCGAAGCGTTGCAGGCGTGCGAGGCGGATGCGCGCGGACGGCTTGGCTTCGAAGCGCGCGAGTATCCGCAGGCGGAGCGGCTGAGAATTGCGCTGGTGGCGGCGCGCGGCGTGGATGCCGGCGCAGTCGCGAAGCGGCTGGCCGATGCGCCGGCGGCCATCAAGGACGCGGTGCACATGGAACGCGTGCGGGCGGTGGCGGCCGCAATGGCAGAGTAG
- a CDS encoding glutathione S-transferase family protein: MKLIIGDKNYSSWSMRPWLLLKHFGIPFEEVLILLREPGTAAAIRAHAPNGAGKVPCLVDDTGHATWDSLAIAETLAERFPQHPLWPRDAAARSHARSVSAEMHSGFGELRSNMWMNIRASFPGKNATPGALADIARIDALWRDCLDTYGGPFLFGDFTIADAMYAPVVMRFNTWQPALSEAASAYARRIAAVPAVKAWIDDALRETHALPDQDECP; this comes from the coding sequence ATGAAGCTGATCATTGGTGACAAGAACTATTCGTCGTGGTCGATGCGGCCATGGCTGCTGCTGAAGCATTTCGGCATTCCGTTCGAAGAAGTGCTGATCCTTCTGCGCGAACCCGGCACGGCCGCCGCGATCCGCGCGCACGCGCCGAATGGTGCGGGCAAGGTGCCCTGTCTGGTCGACGACACGGGGCACGCGACATGGGACTCGCTGGCCATCGCCGAAACGCTCGCCGAGCGTTTTCCGCAGCATCCGCTCTGGCCGCGCGATGCCGCCGCCCGCAGTCACGCGCGCAGCGTGAGCGCGGAAATGCATTCGGGCTTCGGCGAATTGCGCTCGAACATGTGGATGAACATCCGCGCGTCGTTTCCCGGCAAGAACGCGACGCCCGGCGCGCTCGCCGACATCGCGCGCATCGACGCGCTGTGGCGCGATTGCCTCGACACCTACGGCGGCCCGTTCCTGTTCGGCGATTTCACCATTGCCGACGCGATGTACGCGCCGGTCGTGATGCGCTTCAACACGTGGCAGCCCGCTTTGTCCGAAGCCGCGTCCGCCTACGCGCGCCGCATTGCCGCGGTGCCCGCCGTGAAGGCATGGATCGACGACGCGCTGCGCGAAACGCACGCACTGCCGGATCAAGACGAATGCCCATGA
- a CDS encoding complex I NDUFA9 subunit family protein has translation MRHQAVAIIGGSGFIGSHLVNALVEMGKDVRIATRRRYNARHLTLLPIDVIETDVFDPVQLARFVEGADCVINLVGTLHGKRGKPYGPEFARIHVELPTKIVAACEGKGVHRLIHLSALGADPSGPSMYTRSKGDGEKAVHAANLAWTIFRPSVVFGQEDQFLNKFAFLQKMFPAIPLAMPDAKFQPVYVDDVAKAIMNTLDLDAASGRTYELGGPTVYTLEDLVAYCGDVIGKHARIIRLPDAFARLQALSFEMAPGEPVISRDNLDSMKVDNVLSGPLAPELGIEPTSIETIAPVYLTGASTRSRFDTFRASAGR, from the coding sequence ATGCGACATCAAGCCGTTGCGATCATCGGCGGTTCCGGTTTTATCGGCAGCCATCTCGTCAATGCGCTCGTGGAAATGGGCAAAGACGTGCGCATTGCCACCCGGCGCCGCTACAACGCCCGCCACCTCACCCTGCTACCTATCGACGTGATCGAGACCGACGTGTTCGATCCGGTCCAGCTCGCGCGTTTCGTCGAGGGCGCCGATTGCGTGATCAACCTCGTCGGGACGCTGCACGGCAAACGCGGCAAGCCGTATGGCCCGGAGTTCGCGCGCATTCACGTCGAGCTACCCACCAAAATCGTCGCGGCTTGCGAAGGCAAGGGCGTGCATCGGCTGATTCACCTTAGCGCGTTGGGCGCCGATCCGAGCGGGCCCAGCATGTACACGCGCTCGAAGGGCGACGGCGAGAAGGCGGTGCACGCGGCAAATCTGGCGTGGACGATTTTCCGGCCGTCGGTGGTGTTCGGCCAGGAGGACCAGTTCCTCAACAAATTCGCGTTTCTGCAGAAGATGTTCCCGGCCATTCCGCTCGCCATGCCCGACGCGAAATTTCAGCCGGTCTACGTCGACGATGTCGCGAAGGCGATCATGAACACGCTCGATCTCGACGCCGCGAGCGGTCGCACGTACGAACTCGGCGGCCCGACCGTCTACACGCTCGAAGACCTCGTCGCGTATTGCGGCGACGTGATCGGCAAACACGCGCGCATCATCCGTCTACCGGACGCGTTCGCGCGCCTGCAGGCGTTGAGCTTCGAAATGGCGCCCGGCGAACCGGTGATTTCACGCGACAATCTCGATTCGATGAAAGTCGACAACGTGTTGAGCGGGCCGCTCGCGCCCGAACTAGGGATCGAGCCGACCAGCATCGAAACCATCGCGCCGGTTTACCTCACCGGCGCGTCGACGCGCTCGCGCTTCGATACGTTCCGCGCCAGCGCTGGCCGCTAA
- a CDS encoding lytic transglycosylase domain-containing protein, with translation MSKRLYRVYRAAGLALAAAALVACSTASAVKPIPISQLSNDDQIFVQLREAARNNDPARAAQLASMIPSYPATSYLEYFQLKPQLFDSSGHARVDAPDAPVLAFLQKYDGQAIADRLRNDYLTVLGARHDWRNFDQQYARFVLNDDTQVKCYALESRASRGENVADAARALLVDPKWYGDGCVDLITALGVNRQFSTDDIWQQIRLAYEQNYTATGSKLVDALSNQPPDPVLFGQATSTPPLLLARGVGPDAQSHQLALLAITRMARNDPAMAAATFASVAPSLSSPERAIGWGTIAYQAAAKQMPSAVDWYRLSVNAPLSNPAYEWRTRTALLAGDWTMVRWSIEQMPAALRNQPSWIYWHARALKQAGDTATANQEFDSISQGFNFYGQLAAEELGQKITVPPKTTVTDAEVQQAGNTPGFDLAQRFYALNLRLEGNREWNWPLRNMSDRQLIAAAEYARRIQLYDRTVNTADRTKSEHDFSLRYLSPFRDIVERDSQSNGLDVEWAYGLIRQESRFIMNARSEVGASGLMQLMPGTAQLVAKKIGLGPISREQMNDINTNILLGTNYLSMIYNQFDGSAVLATAGYNAGPGRPRNWRQSLQRPVEGAIFAEAIPFQETRDYVKNVLSNTVYYAALFEGRPQSLKARLGYIAP, from the coding sequence ATGTCAAAACGCCTTTACCGAGTATATCGCGCGGCCGGTCTGGCGCTTGCCGCCGCGGCGCTCGTCGCGTGCAGCACGGCCTCCGCCGTCAAGCCCATTCCCATTTCACAGCTCTCGAACGACGACCAGATTTTCGTCCAGCTTCGCGAGGCCGCGCGCAATAACGATCCAGCGCGCGCCGCGCAGCTCGCGAGCATGATTCCGAGCTATCCCGCGACGTCGTATCTGGAGTACTTCCAGCTCAAGCCGCAACTGTTCGATTCGAGCGGCCACGCGCGGGTCGATGCGCCGGACGCACCGGTGCTCGCGTTCCTGCAGAAGTACGACGGCCAGGCGATCGCCGACCGTCTGCGTAACGACTATCTGACGGTGCTCGGCGCGCGTCACGACTGGCGCAACTTCGACCAGCAATACGCGCGCTTCGTGCTGAACGACGACACGCAGGTGAAGTGCTATGCGCTCGAATCGCGCGCGTCGCGCGGCGAGAACGTGGCCGATGCCGCGCGTGCGCTGCTGGTCGATCCGAAGTGGTACGGCGACGGCTGCGTCGATCTGATCACCGCGCTGGGCGTGAACCGTCAATTCAGCACCGACGACATCTGGCAGCAGATCCGTCTCGCGTACGAACAGAACTACACGGCCACCGGCAGCAAGCTTGTCGACGCCCTCAGCAACCAGCCGCCCGATCCGGTGCTGTTCGGTCAGGCGACGAGCACGCCGCCGCTGTTGCTGGCGCGCGGCGTCGGTCCGGACGCGCAGTCGCATCAACTGGCGTTGCTGGCGATCACGCGCATGGCGCGTAACGATCCGGCCATGGCCGCGGCCACGTTCGCGTCGGTTGCGCCGTCGCTGAGTTCGCCCGAACGCGCGATCGGCTGGGGCACGATTGCGTATCAGGCCGCCGCCAAGCAGATGCCGAGCGCGGTGGACTGGTACCGGCTGTCGGTGAATGCGCCGCTGTCGAACCCGGCGTACGAGTGGCGCACCCGCACCGCGCTGCTGGCCGGCGACTGGACGATGGTGCGCTGGTCGATCGAGCAGATGCCGGCCGCGTTGCGCAATCAGCCGTCGTGGATCTACTGGCATGCGCGCGCGCTGAAGCAGGCCGGCGACACGGCCACCGCGAACCAGGAATTCGATTCGATCTCGCAGGGCTTTAATTTCTACGGTCAACTGGCCGCCGAAGAACTCGGCCAGAAGATCACCGTCCCGCCGAAAACCACCGTCACGGATGCCGAAGTCCAGCAAGCCGGCAATACGCCGGGCTTCGATCTGGCGCAGCGCTTCTACGCGCTGAATCTGCGCCTCGAAGGCAACCGCGAATGGAACTGGCCGCTGCGCAATATGAGCGACCGTCAGTTGATCGCCGCCGCCGAATACGCGCGCCGGATCCAGCTTTACGACCGGACCGTGAATACGGCGGACCGCACGAAGAGCGAGCACGATTTCTCGTTGCGTTATCTGTCGCCGTTCCGCGATATCGTCGAGCGCGATTCGCAATCGAACGGGCTGGATGTGGAGTGGGCGTATGGTTTGATCCGCCAGGAGTCGCGCTTCATCATGAACGCGCGCTCGGAAGTCGGCGCGAGCGGCCTGATGCAGTTGATGCCGGGCACCGCGCAACTGGTCGCGAAAAAGATCGGCCTCGGCCCGATCTCGCGCGAGCAGATGAACGACATCAACACCAACATCCTGCTGGGCACCAACTACCTGTCCATGATCTACAATCAGTTCGACGGGTCCGCCGTGCTCGCCACCGCCGGCTACAACGCCGGTCCGGGCCGTCCGCGCAACTGGCGGCAGTCGTTGCAGCGTCCGGTGGAAGGCGCGATCTTCGCCGAGGCGATTCCGTTCCAGGAAACGCGCGACTACGTGAAGAACGTGTTGTCCAACACCGTCTACTACGCGGCATTGTTCGAAGGCCGTCCGCAATCGCTGAAGGCGCGGCTGGGTTACATCGCACCGTAA
- a CDS encoding 5-formyltetrahydrofolate cyclo-ligase, whose amino-acid sequence MLLEARLQAASEPARNTALGRRVLDALKRYDVRSVGFYWPLAGEFDARGAIALWLAADAQREAALPVVRERGVPLEFHAWTPDTPMRIGHHKIAEPASGRVTIPELLFVPCVGFDADGFRLGYGGGYYDRTLAAWPGAAQPVTVGIAYEACRTQALQREAHDMPLDLIVTEAALYPQPAA is encoded by the coding sequence ATGCTATTGGAAGCCAGACTGCAAGCGGCTTCCGAGCCTGCTCGCAACACCGCGCTCGGGCGTCGCGTGCTCGATGCGCTGAAGCGTTACGACGTGCGCAGCGTGGGGTTCTACTGGCCGCTCGCGGGTGAGTTCGACGCGCGCGGCGCGATCGCGCTGTGGCTTGCCGCCGATGCGCAGCGCGAAGCCGCGCTGCCGGTCGTCAGGGAACGCGGCGTGCCACTTGAGTTTCACGCATGGACGCCCGATACGCCGATGCGCATCGGTCATCACAAGATCGCGGAACCGGCCTCCGGGCGCGTGACGATTCCCGAGTTGCTGTTCGTGCCTTGCGTGGGTTTCGATGCCGATGGTTTTCGCCTCGGCTATGGCGGCGGCTACTACGACCGCACGCTGGCCGCTTGGCCGGGGGCCGCGCAACCGGTCACGGTCGGCATCGCGTATGAAGCGTGCCGCACCCAGGCGCTGCAACGCGAGGCGCACGACATGCCGCTCGATCTGATCGTCACCGAGGCCGCGCTTTATCCGCAACCGGCAGCCTGA
- a CDS encoding winged helix DNA-binding protein — protein sequence MSRHPTKIVSSEHLVSDTSAELSELEYALIMAGNAFNRWMVRCMSAAGDKDMTAIEVSLLHHVSHRERRKKLADICFVLNIEDTHVATYALKKLVARGYVNSEKTGKEVFFSATDAGRELCMRYREVRESCLISTLKESGLTNEQIGDAAQLMRNASGLYDTAARAAASL from the coding sequence ATGTCGCGCCATCCCACCAAGATCGTTTCGTCGGAGCACCTCGTGTCCGACACCAGCGCGGAACTGTCCGAACTCGAATACGCGCTGATCATGGCAGGCAACGCATTCAACCGATGGATGGTGCGTTGCATGTCGGCGGCCGGGGACAAGGACATGACCGCCATCGAAGTCTCGCTGCTGCATCACGTCAGTCATCGCGAGCGGCGCAAGAAGCTGGCGGACATCTGCTTCGTGCTGAACATCGAGGACACGCACGTCGCCACCTACGCGTTGAAGAAGCTCGTAGCTAGAGGGTATGTAAACAGCGAAAAGACCGGCAAGGAAGTGTTCTTCTCGGCGACCGACGCGGGCCGCGAGTTGTGCATGCGCTACCGCGAGGTGCGCGAGAGCTGCCTGATTTCGACGTTGAAGGAAAGCGGCCTGACCAATGAACAGATCGGCGACGCGGCGCAGTTGATGCGCAACGCGTCCGGCTTGTACGACACGGCGGCGCGCGCAGCGGCTTCGTTGTAG
- the pxpB gene encoding 5-oxoprolinase subunit PxpB: MSQPRIFPLGDAALVCEAPPPATLDCQRRVWAAAAAAHDWPHVLEVVPGMNNLTLVFDPLEADPEALAAQLQAAWEKAGTVQDAGREVEIPVQYGGEFGPDLQAVANHTGLSVREVVERHSSGEYVVFFLGFQPGFAYMGGLDAALHTPRRASPRLEVPAGSVGIGGEQTGIYPATSPGGWQLIGRTELPLFDPARRPPTLLQPGDRVRFTIAGIHA, encoded by the coding sequence ATGAGCCAACCAAGAATCTTCCCGCTCGGCGATGCCGCGCTAGTCTGCGAGGCGCCGCCGCCCGCCACGCTGGATTGTCAGCGGCGCGTGTGGGCCGCTGCGGCCGCCGCGCACGACTGGCCGCATGTGCTGGAAGTCGTGCCGGGCATGAACAACCTGACGCTCGTGTTCGATCCGCTCGAAGCCGACCCCGAGGCGCTCGCCGCGCAGTTGCAAGCGGCGTGGGAGAAAGCCGGCACGGTGCAGGACGCCGGGCGCGAAGTCGAGATTCCGGTGCAATACGGCGGCGAGTTCGGCCCCGACCTGCAGGCCGTCGCCAATCACACGGGCTTGAGCGTGCGCGAGGTGGTCGAGCGTCATTCGAGCGGCGAGTACGTGGTGTTCTTTCTCGGCTTCCAGCCGGGCTTCGCTTATATGGGCGGTCTCGACGCCGCGCTGCACACGCCGCGCCGCGCGTCGCCGCGGCTCGAAGTGCCGGCCGGATCGGTCGGTATCGGCGGCGAACAGACGGGGATCTATCCGGCTACGTCGCCCGGTGGCTGGCAGTTGATCGGACGCACCGAGCTGCCGCTGTTCGACCCGGCGCGCCGGCCGCCCACGCTGCTGCAACCGGGCGACCGGGTGCGCTTCACCATCGCGGGGATACACGCATGA
- a CDS encoding biotin-dependent carboxyltransferase family protein codes for MIDVIRAGLLTTIQDLGRHGYRHLGVAMGGALDRLSLEVGNRLVGNRPDAAGLEITFGPTVLRFLRATRVAITGTEFGATLDGKPVYSWWSLPVQAGQELVLNAAKRGMRGYVCVAGGIDVLPMLGSRSTDLAGHFGGLGGRALRDGDRLPVGAPPQRGHVGFTPEAPEFGVKAPSWCKFVLVHEPLRRGRHPSGVPWAVPIRVLRGPEYDSFTEAAHDTFWSDEWLVTPNSNRMGYRLAGAELKRTKKSDLLSHAVLPGTIQVPPNGQPIVLMSDAQTTGGYPKIGAVIQADLWKLAQVRLNAAVRFIPTTPHEARQALLEERTYLRQIDAAIAMHEERCARQLAAAAL; via the coding sequence ATGATCGACGTGATTCGCGCCGGTCTGTTGACCACCATTCAGGATCTCGGCCGTCATGGCTACCGGCATCTCGGCGTCGCGATGGGCGGAGCGCTCGACCGCCTGTCGCTCGAAGTCGGCAACCGCCTGGTCGGCAACCGGCCCGACGCGGCCGGTCTGGAAATCACCTTCGGCCCCACCGTGCTGCGCTTTCTGCGCGCGACGCGGGTCGCCATCACCGGCACCGAATTCGGCGCGACGCTCGACGGCAAGCCGGTCTACTCCTGGTGGAGCCTGCCGGTGCAGGCCGGCCAGGAGCTGGTGCTGAACGCGGCAAAGCGCGGCATGCGCGGCTACGTGTGCGTGGCGGGCGGCATCGACGTATTGCCGATGCTCGGCTCGCGCAGCACGGATCTCGCCGGCCACTTCGGCGGACTCGGCGGCCGCGCGTTGCGTGACGGCGATCGTCTGCCGGTCGGTGCGCCGCCGCAGCGCGGCCACGTGGGCTTTACGCCCGAAGCCCCTGAGTTCGGCGTGAAAGCGCCCAGCTGGTGCAAGTTCGTGCTGGTCCACGAGCCGCTGCGACGCGGCCGTCACCCGTCGGGGGTGCCGTGGGCGGTGCCGATCCGTGTGCTGCGCGGTCCCGAGTACGACAGCTTCACCGAGGCCGCGCACGACACGTTCTGGTCGGACGAGTGGCTGGTTACGCCCAACAGCAATCGCATGGGCTATCGCCTCGCGGGCGCCGAGCTCAAGCGCACGAAAAAGAGCGATCTGCTGTCGCACGCGGTGTTGCCGGGCACGATTCAGGTGCCGCCGAACGGCCAGCCGATCGTGCTGATGAGCGACGCGCAAACCACCGGCGGTTATCCGAAGATCGGCGCGGTGATCCAGGCCGATCTGTGGAAACTCGCTCAGGTGCGCCTGAACGCCGCCGTCCGCTTCATCCCGACGACGCCGCATGAAGCGCGTCAGGCTCTGCTCGAGGAACGCACGTATTTGCGGCAGATCGATGCCGCGATTGCGATGCATGAAGAACGCTGCGCCCGCCAACTGGCGGCCGCGGCGCTGTAG
- the pxpA gene encoding 5-oxoprolinase subunit PxpA — translation MEIDLNADLGEGCGSDEALLDLVSSANIACGWHAGGANAMRDCVRWAVEKGVSIGAHPSFNDPENFGRKEMDLPANDIYAGVLYQLGALSAIAQAEGGRIAHVKPHGALYNQAARDPKIADAIVSAVHDFDPSLAVFALANSGLVTAARNAGLTAVEEVFADRGYRADGSLVPRKEPGALLDDENQVLARTLAMVREQRVQAVDGQWVPLNAQTICLHGDGPHALAFARRIRDALEDAGIEVHAAGTVRV, via the coding sequence ATGGAAATCGATTTGAACGCCGACCTCGGCGAAGGCTGCGGCTCCGACGAGGCGCTGCTCGACCTCGTCAGCTCCGCGAACATCGCGTGCGGCTGGCACGCCGGCGGCGCCAACGCCATGCGCGACTGCGTGCGCTGGGCGGTGGAAAAAGGCGTGTCGATCGGCGCGCATCCGAGTTTTAACGACCCGGAAAACTTCGGCCGCAAGGAGATGGACCTGCCGGCCAACGATATTTACGCGGGCGTGCTGTACCAACTGGGCGCGCTGTCGGCGATCGCGCAGGCGGAGGGCGGGCGCATCGCGCACGTCAAACCGCACGGCGCGCTGTACAACCAGGCCGCGCGCGATCCGAAGATCGCCGACGCGATCGTCTCCGCCGTGCACGACTTCGATCCGTCGCTGGCGGTGTTCGCGCTGGCCAACAGCGGGCTCGTGACTGCGGCGCGCAACGCGGGCCTGACGGCCGTCGAAGAAGTGTTCGCCGACCGCGGCTATCGCGCCGACGGTTCGCTCGTGCCGCGCAAGGAACCGGGCGCGCTGCTCGACGACGAGAACCAGGTGCTGGCGCGCACGCTCGCGATGGTGCGCGAGCAGCGCGTGCAGGCCGTCGACGGTCAATGGGTGCCGCTGAACGCGCAGACCATCTGTCTGCACGGCGACGGTCCGCATGCGCTGGCTTTCGCGCGACGCATTCGCGACGCGCTGGAAGATGCCGGCATCGAAGTGCACGCGGCGGGCACGGTGCGCGTCTAG